A single region of the Sorghum bicolor cultivar BTx623 chromosome 7, Sorghum_bicolor_NCBIv3, whole genome shotgun sequence genome encodes:
- the LOC110437019 gene encoding uncharacterized protein LOC110437019 isoform X1, whose translation MKTTKYRRRCFDQIEGIVTENKALTEEVDRFRLEAEKVAMERAAQEERMVDLSRRLADKDTEHRSLEEELEHVQILESERKVGEELRTKNRELAGKTRLVGWIKNSFISGPITNFLFVLVAVLKANTKKHLEDLVKDRDSWKSKCLQVWKGVGSVFDLIGLELPEDQPRAQILGPVEKAQRA comes from the exons ATGAAGACAACGAAATATCGTAGAAGATGTTTCGACCAGATTGAAGGAATCGTGACTGAGAATAAGGCCTTGACCGAAGAAGTGGACCGCTTTCGGCTGGAGGCCGAGAAGGTTGCTATGGAGAGAGCTGCTCAAGAAGAGCGGATGGTCGACTTGTCTCGGCGACTAGCCGACAAGGACACAGAACATAGGA GTTTGGAGGAAGAGCTAGAGCACGTCCAGATCTTGGAGAGTGAGAGGAAGGTTGGGGAAGAGCTGAGAACAAAGAACCGAGAGTTGGCTGGTAAGACCAGACTTGTCGGGTGGATCAAAAACTCTTTTATCTCGGGGCCGATTACTAACTTCCTTTTTGTCCTTGTTGCAGTGCTGAAAGCGAACACCAAGAAGCATCTCGAGGACCTGGTCAAGGACCGAGATTCGTGGAAGAGCAAGTGCCTCCAGGTCTGGAAGGGTGTGGGCTCGGTGTTCGACCTCATTGGCCTAGAACTTCCTGAGGACCAGCCCCGTGCGCAAATTCTTGGTCCCGTTGAAAAGGCACAACGCGCATGA
- the LOC8067857 gene encoding alpha-1,6-mannosyl-glycoprotein 2-beta-N-acetylglucosaminyltransferase, which produces MDKIVQGIDFCQVKQVFAPYSPHLFPDAFPGVSPGDCRSNDKAKEKGCRGDPDQYGNHRAPRIVSLKHHWWWMMNTVWDGMEETRDFDGHILFIEEDHYIFLNAYRNAQLLVDSKPKKCPQCYAINLAPSDVKSKGEGWESLVAEKMGNIGYAFNRTVWRKIHAKAKQFCAFDEYNWDITMWATVYPSFGAPVYSLRGPRRSAAHFGKCGLHQGQGSSNVCVDNGSGAVELEDADKVPNIKADWPVRVIQRQEGYQAGVSNDGVAGVTGVIVSYV; this is translated from the coding sequence ATGGACAAGATCGTGCAGGGCATCGACTTCTGCCAGGTCAAGCAGGTCTTCGCGCCCTACTCGCCGCACCTCTTCCCGGACGCCTTCCCCGGCGTCAGCCCCGGGGACTGCCGGAGCAACGACAAGGCCAAGGAGAAGGGGTGCCGGGGCGATCCGGACCAGTACGGCAACCATCGGGCTCCCAGAATCGTGTCCCTCAAGCACCACTGGTGGTGGATGATGAACACCGTGTGGGATGGGATGGAGGAGACCAGGGACTTCGATGGCCACATTCTCTTCATCGAGGAGGACCACTACATCTTCCTCAACGCGTACCGGAATGCGCAGCTGCTTGTGGATTCGAAGCCGAAGAAGTGCCCCCAGTGCTACGCTATCAATCTGGCGCCGTCTGATGTTAAGTCGAAAGGTGAAGGTTGGGAGAGCTTGGTCGCCGAGAAGATGGGTAACATTGGCTATGCCTTCAATAGAACAGTGTGGAGGAAGATTCATGCCAAGGCTAAGCAGTTTTGTGCGTTTGACGAGTACAATTGGGATATAACCATGTGGGCAACGGTGTACCCGTCGTTTGGAGCTCCTGTTTACAGTCTCAGGGGGCCTAGGAGAAGTGCTGCGCATTTTGGTAAATGCGGTCTGCACCAAGGTCAGGGTTCGAGCAACGTCTGTGTGGATAATGGTTCAGGAGCTGTGGAATTAGAGGATGCGGATAAGGTCCCTAATATTAAAGCTGATTGGCCAGTCCGCGTAATTCAGAGGCAGGAGGGATATCAAGCTGGGGTTTCAAATGATGGGGTGGCTGGGGTGACCGGCGTGATCGTGAGCTATGTTTGA
- the LOC110437019 gene encoding uncharacterized protein LOC110437019 isoform X2 translates to MKTTKYRRRCFDQIEGIVTENKALTEEVDRFRLEAEKVAMERAAQEERMVDLSRRLADKDTEHRSLEEELEHVQILESERKVGEELRTKNRELAVLKANTKKHLEDLVKDRDSWKSKCLQVWKGVGSVFDLIGLELPEDQPRAQILGPVEKAQRA, encoded by the exons ATGAAGACAACGAAATATCGTAGAAGATGTTTCGACCAGATTGAAGGAATCGTGACTGAGAATAAGGCCTTGACCGAAGAAGTGGACCGCTTTCGGCTGGAGGCCGAGAAGGTTGCTATGGAGAGAGCTGCTCAAGAAGAGCGGATGGTCGACTTGTCTCGGCGACTAGCCGACAAGGACACAGAACATAGGA GTTTGGAGGAAGAGCTAGAGCACGTCCAGATCTTGGAGAGTGAGAGGAAGGTTGGGGAAGAGCTGAGAACAAAGAACCGAGAGTTGGCTG TGCTGAAAGCGAACACCAAGAAGCATCTCGAGGACCTGGTCAAGGACCGAGATTCGTGGAAGAGCAAGTGCCTCCAGGTCTGGAAGGGTGTGGGCTCGGTGTTCGACCTCATTGGCCTAGAACTTCCTGAGGACCAGCCCCGTGCGCAAATTCTTGGTCCCGTTGAAAAGGCACAACGCGCATGA
- the LOC8067858 gene encoding BTB/POZ and MATH domain-containing protein 6 — protein sequence MSSVPPLLSAPGAGKPSRSASAVVAKATRGFQVFCIDGYSWTKALPGGERITSEPFNVGGRLWHIDYYPNGTDASNDSAGSIAVYLRLQNTYRNEERVRAQYKFSLLDLAGNEAYELPAETGIFRTTVGRNPHTSGEECLGDTGCGYAGFITKEDLEKRRDSLLKEDCLAIRCDVGVTEVTAAMAVGPKNVRVRPATMINYGGGGGYGYGYGYAGGAESPDEEDDGGSHKGRRGEPDDKEYIRRCLSAQRRK from the coding sequence ATGTCGTCGGTACCGCCGCTGCTGTCTGCCCCTGGCGCCGGCAAGCCGTCGCGCTCCGCTTCGGCCGTGGTCGCCAAGGCGACGAGGGGTTTCCAGGTGTTCTGCATCGACGGCTACTCGTGGACCAAGGCGCTCCCGGGCGGCGAGCGCATCACCTCGGAGCCGTTCAACGTCGGCGGCCGCCTGTGGCACATCGACTACTACCCCAACGGCACCGACGCGTCCAACGACTCCGCCGGCTCCATCGCCGTGTACCTCCGCCTGCAGAACACGTACAGGAACGAGGAGCGCGTGCGGGCGCAGTACAAGTTCAGCCTCCTCGACCTCGCCGGCAACGAGGCCTACGAGCTCCCCGCCGAGACGGGCATCTTCAGGACGACCGTCGGCCGCAACCCGCACACCTCCGGCGAGGAGTGCCTCGGGGACACTGGGTGCGGCTACGCGGGCTTCATCACCAAGGAGGACCTGGAGAAGCGGCGCGACAGCCTGCTCAAGGAGGACTGCCTCGCCATCCGATGCGACGTCGGCGTCACGGAGGTGACGGCGGCCATGGCCGTCGGGCCAAAGAACGTGAGGGTGAGGCCGGCGACGATGATAAactacggcggcggcggcggctacggCTACGGCTACGGCTACGCTGGCGGCGCTGAGTCGCCGGACGAGGAAGATGACGGCGGCTCCCACAAGGGCAGGCGTGGTGAGCCGGATGACAAGGAGTACATCCGCCGCTGCCTCTCTGCCCAACGCCGAAAGTAG